From the genome of Haematobia irritans isolate KBUSLIRL unplaced genomic scaffold, ASM5000362v1 scaffold_6, whole genome shotgun sequence, one region includes:
- the LOC142242752 gene encoding histone H2B.1/H2B.2 — protein MPPKASGKAAKKAGKAQKNITKGDKTKRRTKRKESYAIYIYKVLKQVHPDTGISSKAMSIMNSFVNDIFERIAAEASRLAHYNKRSTITSREIQTAVRLLLPGELAKHAVSEGTKAVTKYTSSK, from the coding sequence atgcctccaaaagccagtggtaaagcagcaaagaaggccggcaaagcccaaaagaacatcacaaagggtgacaagaccaagagacgcaccaagcgtaaggagagttatgccatctacatttacaaagtgttgaagcaagtacatcccgatactggtatctcttcaaaggcaatgagcatcatgaacagtttcgttaatgatatcttcgaacgtattgccgccgaagcctctcgtttggctcactacaacaagcgttccaccatcaccagtcgggaaatccaaactgccgttcgtctattattgcccggtgaattggctaagcacgctgtcagtgaaggtaccaaagccgttactaagtacaccagctccaagtaa
- the LOC142242665 gene encoding histone H3, giving the protein MARTKQTARKSTGGKAPRKQLATKAARKSAPATGGVKKPHRFRPGTVALREIRRYQKSTELLIRKLPFQRLVREIAQDFKTDLRFQSSAVMALQEASEAYLVGLFEDTNLCAIHAKRVTIMPKDIQLARRIRGERA; this is encoded by the coding sequence ATGGCTCGTACCAAGCAAACTGCCCGTAAATCTACCGGTGGCAAAGCCCCTCGTAAGCAATTGGCTACTAAAGCTGCTCGTAAGAGTGCCCCAGCCACCGGCGGTGTCAAGAAGCCCCATCGTTTCCGCCCTGGTACCGTTGCTTTGCGTGAAATCCGTCGTTACCAAAAGAGCACAGAATTGTTGATCCGCAAATTGCCTTTCCAACGTTTGGTTCGTGAAATTGCCCAAGATTTCAAAACTGACTTGCGTTTCCAGAGTTCTGCTGTCATGGCCTTGCAAGAAGCTAGCGAAGCCTACTTGGTTGGTCTATTCGAAGATACCAACTTGTGCGCTATCCATGCTAAGCGTGTCACCATCATGCCCAAGGATATCCAATTGGCCAGACGTATTCGTGGAGAACgtgcttaa